The following proteins are co-located in the Brachybacterium sacelli genome:
- a CDS encoding YdeI/OmpD-associated family protein — MATTKTPTTITGTATVRAVGERLILPLPESASAQLPSRGQVAAIGALNDHEIETVLEPDGRKGHWVSLDDELLAALGAGDGDEVTFELTSTKDWPEPEVPEDLASALEQAPDIEETWTGITSMARWEWVRWVGATKNPDTRAKRVDVSIDKMRGGKRRPCCFDLASCTDPELAKSGKLIGLE, encoded by the coding sequence ATGGCCACCACGAAGACCCCGACGACGATCACGGGCACCGCGACCGTTCGAGCAGTCGGTGAGCGCCTGATCCTGCCTCTGCCCGAGTCCGCGAGCGCGCAGCTGCCCTCTCGTGGCCAGGTCGCGGCGATCGGCGCCCTGAACGATCACGAGATCGAGACAGTGCTCGAGCCCGACGGTCGCAAGGGGCATTGGGTCTCACTGGATGACGAGCTGCTGGCGGCCCTCGGGGCGGGCGACGGCGACGAGGTCACCTTCGAGCTGACCTCCACCAAGGACTGGCCCGAGCCGGAGGTGCCGGAGGATCTGGCCTCCGCTCTCGAGCAGGCGCCCGATATCGAGGAGACCTGGACGGGCATCACCTCGATGGCCCGCTGGGAGTGGGTGCGCTGGGTGGGCGCGACGAAGAATCCCGATACCCGCGCGAAGCGGGTCGACGTCTCGATCGACAAGATGCGCGGCGGCAAGCGTCGGCCGTGCTGTTTCGACCTGGCCTCCTGCACCGATCCCGAGCTGGCCAAGAGCGGGAAGCTCATCGGACTGGAGTGA
- a CDS encoding MFS transporter, whose translation MTTTLRPRRFGSLRDKHSRPYLMTAGLSMMGDNIEHVITYWVLWQTFHSPWLVGFQVISHWLPFLLLSVLFGTLAEKYDCRRIIQIAQGLFALVSLAWGVLFLTGTLEMWSACVLLVLHGCAGALWGPAEQLMLHDFADPRELPSAVRLNATFKSLGVLAGPVVGSVLMLLLGTTWGIFANVLFYLPMTLLMLRTPFTGHTRSGMTLRERVSILDTGKVLRGVAGDKVLVGMIVLAGLIAVCVGSSLTVSMPNFADALGAGEEGDLGYGLLLFANGIGGVVGGFLLEATGIIRADVKAAVVAAVVFGLTSVLVATTTHYAVAVAALVVGGVANLAATSVGQAIVQLRAPEHQRGRVVGVYGMVASGMRTGNGITLAGLGAVVGVSGAVAVGGLGLVAGALVIALLIGLQTARGRRA comes from the coding sequence ATGACCACCACGCTCCGTCCTCGCCGCTTCGGCTCTCTGCGCGACAAGCACTCCCGGCCCTACCTGATGACCGCCGGACTCTCGATGATGGGCGACAACATCGAGCACGTCATCACCTACTGGGTGCTGTGGCAGACGTTCCACTCTCCCTGGCTGGTCGGCTTCCAGGTGATCAGCCATTGGCTGCCCTTCCTCCTGCTGTCGGTCCTGTTCGGCACCCTGGCGGAGAAGTACGACTGCCGACGCATCATCCAGATCGCCCAGGGCCTGTTCGCCCTCGTGTCCCTGGCCTGGGGCGTGCTGTTCCTGACCGGCACACTGGAGATGTGGAGCGCCTGCGTGCTGCTGGTGCTGCACGGATGCGCCGGTGCGCTGTGGGGCCCGGCCGAACAGCTGATGCTCCACGACTTCGCCGATCCCCGCGAGCTGCCCAGCGCGGTGCGGTTGAACGCCACCTTCAAGAGTCTCGGCGTGCTGGCCGGGCCCGTGGTCGGTTCCGTGCTGATGCTGCTGCTCGGGACGACCTGGGGCATCTTCGCCAATGTGCTGTTCTATCTGCCGATGACCCTGCTGATGCTGCGCACCCCCTTCACCGGGCACACCCGCAGCGGCATGACACTGCGCGAGCGCGTTTCGATCCTGGACACCGGGAAGGTGCTGCGCGGTGTGGCCGGGGACAAGGTGCTGGTGGGGATGATCGTGCTGGCCGGTCTCATCGCGGTGTGCGTCGGTTCCTCGCTGACGGTGTCGATGCCCAACTTCGCCGACGCCCTCGGTGCGGGCGAGGAGGGCGACCTCGGCTATGGTCTGCTGCTGTTCGCCAACGGCATCGGCGGCGTGGTGGGTGGTTTCCTGCTCGAGGCCACCGGGATCATCCGGGCCGACGTGAAGGCGGCAGTCGTCGCCGCCGTGGTGTTCGGGCTGACCAGTGTCCTCGTCGCCACCACCACCCACTACGCGGTGGCGGTGGCGGCGCTGGTGGTCGGAGGCGTCGCGAACCTCGCCGCCACCTCCGTGGGGCAGGCCATCGTGCAGCTGCGGGCGCCGGAGCACCAGCGTGGACGCGTGGTCGGGGTCTACGGGATGGTCGCCAGCGGCATGCGCACCGGCAACGGCATCACCCTCGCCGGGCTCGGGGCGGTCGTCGGCGTCAGCGGCGCGGTCGCCGTGGGGGGACTGGGGCTGGTGGCCGGGGCGCTGGTGATCGCCCTGCTCATCGGGCTGCAGACGGCGCGCGGCCGACGGGCCTGA